The following proteins are encoded in a genomic region of Leishmania mexicana MHOM/GT/2001/U1103 complete genome, chromosome 25:
- a CDS encoding cyclophilin a, with translation MPYKPYYPVVESNPKVWMDIEIGGKSAGRVTMELFADAVPQTAENFRVLCTGEKGFGYSNSPFHRVIPDFMCQGGDFTAGNGTGGKSIYGSKFADESFVGKAGKHFGPGTLSMANAGPNTNGSQFFLCTAPTSWLDGKHVVFGQVLEGYDVVKAMEAVGSRSGVTSKPVRVSACGQL, from the coding sequence ATGCCTTACAAGCCGTACTACCCCGTCGTTGAGTCCAACCCCAAGGTTTGGATGGATATCGAGATCGGTGGCAAGTCCGCCGGCCGCGTGACGATGGAGCtcttcgccgacgccgtcccCCAGACGGCCGAGAACTTCCGCGTGCTGTGCACGGGCGAGAAGGGCTTTGGCTACTCCAACAGCCCGTTCCACCGTGTGATCCCGGATTTCATGTGCCAGGGTGGCGACTTCACTGCCGGCAACGGCACCGGTGGCAAGTCCATCTACGGTAGCAAGTTTGCCGATGAGTCCTTCGTCGGCAAGGCCGGCAAGCACTTCGGCCCGGGCACGCTGTCGATGGCCAATGCCGGCCCCAACACGAACGGCTCTCAGTTCTTCCTGTGCACAGCGCCCACGAGCTGGCTGGACGGCAAGCACGTCGTCTTCGGTCAGGTGCTGGAGGGCTACGATGTTGTCAAGGCTATGGAGGCcgtcggcagccgcagcggcgtcaccTCGAAgcccgtgcgcgtgtctgcctgcgGGCAGCTCTAA